In Cystobacter fuscus DSM 2262, the genomic window GACGCGCGGGGCCTATGACGGGGTGCGCCCCTATGGGCACTTCCTCGTGGGGATCGCGCGCAACGTGCTGCTGGAGCAGTCGCGGCGGCGCGAGGTGGCGGTGGGGTTGGAGCCCTTCGAGCAGGTGGGCGAGGTGCCGGAGGAGGGCGAGGGGCTGGCGCGGGCCTGGGAGGACCGGGAGGTGGAGGAGCTGCTCGCGCGCTTCAAGACGGAGCTGTCGGCGGAGGAGCGTCAGCTCTTCGAGCTGCGCTTCGGCGAGGAGGGCATCGCGCAGGAGGGCGCGGCCGAGCGCCTGGGCCTGACGCGCATCCAGGTGCGGCGCCGGGAGTTGGGGTTGAAGACGCGGCTGCTCGAGTTCCTGCAGGCGCGCGGCTACCTGGAGGGGTTGGAGGTGAAGGGGTGGAGTTTCCTCAAGCGGCGGGACCAGTGATGACGACGTGTGGAGACCGACAGGCGAAGCAGGCGCTGCGGGCGCTCTTCGAGCAGACGCTGGACGCGGAGGGCTTCGTCCGGCTGCGCGCGCACGTGGCCGGGTGTGGCGAGTGCCGCGAGGCCTACGAGCGGCTGGCGCGCGTGGAGTCGGCGCTGGAGCAACGCGCGCTGCCCACCAACCGGCAGGCCCTGTTGGAGCGGGAGTTGTTCGCGCGGCTGTCCGGGGCGCCCCAGCCCGTCCGGGCTCCCGTGCCCGCGCGTCGTCGGCGCTTCTCGCTGCCCTCGTTCTGGGTGCCGTCGCTGGCGGGCCTGGCGCTGGCCTCGGTGGCGGTGGTGCTGGTGGTGCCTCGCTTGCGCGCCGCTCCGGACGCCGAGTGGAGCGCGCGTGGAAGCGCGGTGCCGAGCGCCTGGGGCGTCCGGGCCTTCTGCGTGGGGCCGGAGGGCGACGTGCGTGAGGAGGCTCGCTCCGGCGAGACGCTGGCGTGTGGCGAGGGGAGCGCGGTGCAGTTCAGCTACACGGCGCCCGAGGCGGCGCTGCTCACGGTGGAGACGTTCTCCGACTCGGGCGAGCCCCTGCGCTTCTTCCCGGCGGAGGGCGGCGAGACGGAGGTCGCCGCGGGGGTGGATGTGCCGCTGCCCTACAGCACCCCGGTCCAGGGCGGCTGGCTGTCCGGACCCCTGGAGGTGCGCGCGAGCTTCTCGGATGCGCGGGGCCGGGTGCTGTCCCAGACGCGCCTCACGCTCGTGCCCCGTTAGGGCTCAGGAGATCTCGACGACGGCCTCGCCGGGGAAGGGCAGCTCGTCGCAGTTGTCGTCCGGCCGTGCATCCGCGCGGCCCAGCACGAGGAAGTCCGTCACCGTGTCCAGGGCGATGGCCGGGTGATGCCAGGTGCCCGGCGCGTAGTTCACTCCCTGATGTCCGTTGGTGACGAACACCCGCAGGGTCGCGGGGTCTGGAGCATCACGGCCATGGGCCACCACGACGAGAAAGGGCCGGCCTCCAATGGGTAGGAAGAGCTGGGAGGACACCGGATGGCGTTCCAGCCCGGTGCAGCGCAACGGCAGGCGCGCGGGTTGGACGCGGAAGAGGCTCAGCAGCGCGCGTCCGCCATTCTTGTCGAGCGCCAGGTCCGCCACGTCATCGAAGCGCCAGGCCGTGCCGCTGTTGATGAGGCGCCCGCCCTGCTCGGGCACTTCCACCACCTCGCCGAATCCCGCGAAGGCCGCCGCCGTCAATGCTTCCCGCTTCGGTCGGATCATCACACCGACAGTGCATGACCCCCACCCGGAGCGCAAGCCAGGGGGCAACGGGATGGCGCGGGGGTGGACAGCC contains:
- a CDS encoding RNA polymerase sigma factor, which produces MQAFRDGDPETMGRVYRAHAEALARVLRGMVWRARDQGGAWEVENTVLETFARAFEPRTRGAYDGVRPYGHFLVGIARNVLLEQSRRREVAVGLEPFEQVGEVPEEGEGLARAWEDREVEELLARFKTELSAEERQLFELRFGEEGIAQEGAAERLGLTRIQVRRRELGLKTRLLEFLQARGYLEGLEVKGWSFLKRRDQ
- a CDS encoding ureidoglycolate lyase, with protein sequence MIRPKREALTAAAFAGFGEVVEVPEQGGRLINSGTAWRFDDVADLALDKNGGRALLSLFRVQPARLPLRCTGLERHPVSSQLFLPIGGRPFLVVVAHGRDAPDPATLRVFVTNGHQGVNYAPGTWHHPAIALDTVTDFLVLGRADARPDDNCDELPFPGEAVVEIS